A single window of Aspergillus flavus chromosome 4, complete sequence DNA harbors:
- a CDS encoding 60S ribosomal protein uL4 (ribosomal protein RPL1/RPL2/RL4L4): MASRPTVTIATAEGKPSGATAPLPAVFNAPIRLDVVQQVHTGMAKNKRQPYAVSEKAGEQTSAESWGTGRAVARIPRVSGGGTHRAGQAAFGNQCRSGRMFAPTKVWRKWHQKLNLNQKRFATASALAASSVPALLFARGHRVANVPEVPLVVESKTFENAALTKTKAAVTLLKALGAGDDLVKVAKSRKMRAGKGKLRNRRFRQRRGPLVVYNPEVDGKELVRAFRNIPGVETSPVFALNLLQLAPGGHLGRFVVWTSSAFEALDQVFGSGSSPAALKKDYLLPQNVVANADLARLINSSEIQSVLRAPKGEARTKRANVQKKNPLRNKQVMLRLNPYAAAFSKEKLGQKGVESEKPEAPSKEFLSTLHEN; encoded by the exons ATGGCGTCTCGTCCTACCGTCACTATCGCCACGGCTGAAGGCAAGCCCAGCGGGGCCACTGCCCCCCTGCCCGCCGTTTTCAACGCGCCCATCCGTCTTGATGTTGTCCA GCAGGTTCACACCGGCATggccaagaacaagagacagCCTTATGCCGTGAGCGAGAAGGCTGGTGAACAGACTTCTGCTGAGTCCTGGGGTACCG GCCGTGCTGTCGCTCGTATCCCTCGTGTCTCTGGTGGTGGTACTCACCGTGCTGGTCAGGCTGCCTTCGGTAACCAGTGCCGCTCTGGTCGTATGTTCGCTCCTACCAAGGTCTGGCGCAAGTGGCACCAGAAGCTCAACCTGAACCAGAA GCGCTTCGCTACCGCTTCTGCTCTTGCTGCTTCTTCCGTCCCTGCCCTCCTCTTCGCCCGCGGTCACCGTGTTGCCAACGTTCCCGAGGTTCCCCTCGTCGTTGAGTCCAAGACCTTCGAGAACGCCGCTCTCACCAAGACCAAGGCTGCCGTCACCCTCCTGAAGGCTCTCGGTGCCGGTGACGACCTCGTCAAGGTCGCCAAGTCCCGCAAGATGCGTGCCGGTAAGGGTAAGCTCAGGAACCGCCGCTTCCGCCAGCGCCGCGGTCCTCTCGTTGTCTACAACCCCGAGGTTGATGGCAAGGAGCTCGTCCGTGCTTTCCGCAACATCCCCGGTGTTGAGACCTCCCCCGTCTTcgccctcaacctcctccagcTCGCCCCTGGTGGTCACCTCGGTCGCTTCGTTGTCTGGACCTCCTCCGCTTTCGAGGCCCTCGACCAGGTCTTCGGCTCTGGCTCCTCCCCTGCCGCCCTCAAGAAGGACTACCTCCTTCCCCAGAACGTTGTCGCCAACGCTGATCTGGCCCGTCTCATCAACTCTTCTGAAATCCAGTCCGTCCTCCGTGCTCCCAAGGGCGAGGCTCGCACCAAGCGCGCCAACGttcagaagaagaaccctcTCCGCAACAAGCAGGTTATGCTCCGTCTTAACCCCTACGCTGCTGCCTTCTCTAAGGAGAAGCTTGGCCAGAAGGGTGTTGAGAGTGAGAAGCCTGAGGCTCCTTCCAAGGAGTTCCTCAGCACTCTTCACGAGAACTAA